In Eriocheir sinensis breed Jianghai 21 chromosome 3, ASM2467909v1, whole genome shotgun sequence, a genomic segment contains:
- the LOC127004018 gene encoding threonylcarbamoyl-AMP synthase-like: MKWLALFHRSAQCMSSAAVNRLAINSPMNNVVQILEGPSVACHAKKAAAALISGQVIALPTDTLYGIAALAQNNLAVENIYKIKKRNSTKPLAICVAEVADVYHWGKVTIPHSLLNSLLPGPVTLVFQRTPQLNPALNPGTDLVGIRIPDEEFIRTVVKYCGTPIALTSANISTKESPLCVEEFSELWGKLHSVYDTGRIGEQTDCREGSTIIDLSQTGSYRLIRRGIAYKRTVQVLQEYNLSLVD, translated from the coding sequence atgaagTGGTTAGCTCTGTTTCATAGATCTGCTCAGTGCATGAGTAGTGCTGCAGTGAATAGGCTGGCTATTAACTCTCCAATGAATAATGTGGTGCAAATATTGGAGGGGCCCTCAGTCGCCTGTCATGCCAAGAAAGCTGCTGCTGCATTGATCTCTGGCCAAGTAATTGCACTACCAACAGATACTCTCTATGGAATTGCAGCTTTAGCCCAGAATAATTTGGCTgtggaaaatatatacaagatcAAAAAGCGTAATTCAACCAAGCCTCTTGCTATATGTGTGGCAGAGGTGGCAGATGTGTACCATTGGGGAAAGGTCACTATACCTCACTCACTTCTTAATTCTCTCTTACCTGGCCCAGTTACATTAGTGTTCCAGCGCACTCCTCAGCTCAACCCTGCTCTGAATCCTGGAACTGACTTAGTAGGTATACGTATACCTGATGAAGAATTTATTAGAACAGTGGTTAAGTACTGTGGTACACCTATAGCTCTTACAAGTGCCAATATAAGCACAAAGGAGAGTCCTCTTTGTGTGGAAGAATTTAGTGAACTCTGGGGTAAGCTTCACTCTGTTTATGACACTGGCCGTATTGGTGAGCAAACAGACTGCAGAGAAGGGTCCACAATAATTGATCTCTCTCAGACTGGATCATACAGACTCATTCGCAGAGGTATTGCTTACAAGCGCACTGTCCAAGTTTTACAGGAGTATAATCTGTCCTTAGTAGATTGA